One Ananas comosus cultivar F153 unplaced genomic scaffold, ASM154086v1, whole genome shotgun sequence genomic window, TTAGGGTTTCCTCtagcaaaatccatcaaaacacgTATCAAAAGGGAAATACATGTTACTAACTTTTCAAAAAGCTTCAAaacaagctcaaagtcctcaagggttgaagtttgatccttaatcaagctccaatccaactctccaagcttctccaatggtggtaGACCAACAAAaggcaaggaggagaagaaaagaaagatcaaAACTAGCTCAAATCcctcaaaaatgaaaaagaaaccaTGGGAGGAAGAGCTCATCTTATCTCCTctggtctagggctcaaaagagcagccATGGGGGCTGGGGTGACCtatataggtgttgtaacaattgcagaAACACCCCTGCCCTAAAACTCCTCGcgctgcactgtgtaccggtacacgggctcgcgtaccggtacaacacctgcgaaacagccaaacccgagcctcgggtttgcacgaaatccgtctgtgtaccggtacaccagccccgtaccggtacagccatcagcgcgtaccggtacagccatcaaccccgtaccggtacgcagccctgctgaggctacccgagagctgaccaaaattctgacttttcggattttggtTCTAGGTTTTAAACCTCCAATCTCGGGGTTCGAACCATGGGTCGAAACACTGTCAACAACCTtccacgaagtgtggaaaagctcagaacacaaaacaaacactcgaaccttgcaatttgcaaaggtccagtgcgtcaaaATAACTTTCCGTGGAGTGTAGAAGGCACGCACTCGTTTGCGTGAATCCTATCGCGTCCGAGTAGTAGGTTATATTGACTATCTGCATCAACCACAAAGAATGCAGTTCTTAAAGTTTTGGAACCTACCGTGATATCAGTCATAAGCGCCCCTCGAGATTGCTGACCGCTCCTAGTGAAGTCGGTCATGATCGTGTCAGTGGGCTTCAACTCATCTTCATCCTTGCCCAACTTCTTAAAGAATGAAGTGGGCATGACATTGACCATCGCTCCGCCGTctaccataactcggcctactAGCCGACCTTCAATTAAGGCCCGAATGAAAAGAGGCCTTATGAATCTCATTTGTATGGCCGATGGCTTCTCGAAAACCACCGTATCGGCCGGTTTGGCATCCTCTAACTGTAATTGGGCCACATTAAGCACAAATTCTTCCTCTATCTCCTCATACTCAGTATACTCTACTTTAAAAGACTGTGACAGAGTATACACCATATTGACATCGGCTGGTCGTTCATCAGCCGATTTTCCTTAATCCTCTGTTTTTTTCTTCAGATTCTTTAGCCGTTTCGGCAGAAGAATCGCTCTCCATTCGCACCTCCCTCTCCTTAGgaggccatctctctctcttgatgaTTGTTTCGAGAgaagctattttatcttctaGCTCTCTCCTTGtcattttctcttcttgttCGGCCGGTATTGGCCGTTCAATCTTTGATTTTAGCCAAGGGATAGGCGATGAACTGCCTGCCTCATGATCATTCCGCATCGGGAGGACAAGGTGTGGAGGTTCATCAGGTCGCCTCCATACGTTCAATTTTATCCCCTTTGCTTCATCGTATTGTTGTCTGGCCTCGGCTTGCACCTTTTGCTGCCAACGCTTTTGTGTTTTCGTTAACATCGGCCCTTGccatctggccgatggtttcACTTCTACCTCATGCCATTTGTCTACAGGCACGTTTGCCGGTACTTTCACGGTCCTCAAATGATTCTTCaagatttctctcatttcccagGGTCTCGGCCAAGGTTGGATGCCGAGCTCATTGACTAACcttcgaccgaggaattctatgtctccctcggtTATTCCCTCGAATTCTGGTTTTGGTCTCAGCCTGGCTTGATGCTGCCAGTATGGCCGATACCCAGGAAACCTTGGCCTCGAGTCGAATGGTTTTTTTGGATAACTCCATCGGCTCGGTCGTTCTTCTCGTCGGTTGTGGTAGTAGTCATGCAGAACTTTCTGCATCAGCAAATCCTTTTTATGTTCAACCGAATCGACTTCCGGTTCCGTTCCGTTGGAGGCTTCATCTGAGCCTTCCTCTTCTGGATCCTcaccatcaggaatgtcatcccatTCCTCGGGAAACGCCATTAACTCATTCCACTCATTGCCTCTTTTCTTGGCATTGATGATGACTTCCCAGTCCTTCTTCGTCATTTCGACCTTGCAccttatgcaaagccgaagGTTTCTTTTGGCATATGCCACGTTATCTGCGGTTGCCTGGTCcgcaatttctttttctttaacattcaccatattgacctgaaaAGGAAACGAACTTTCGTCaattacattattttcattttcttggtcGACTAAAATGAGTCGACCctcgtctatttcttcttggatctgcctttctgcagtcgcttttccttttcctttcatgttcaccacgttgacctgtgatggaaaaggactcttatcaattttcatatctttattttcttggtcggcaaagatgAGCCGaccttcgtttatttctttttaaatttgcCTCTTGAAGGTAGTGCATTCATTTGTTTTATGGCTCAATGAGTGGTGCCATTTGCAATATCTCCTACATTTTAACTCATCTACGGGAGGTATCGTTTGACCCTCCTGTAGTTGAATCCTTCTATCTTTAAACAACCGATCAAAGATAAGATCGGTCTTTGACACATCAAACGAGTAAGTATATGCCGAAACCTACGCTTTTGCTTTGCGCGATTTAGCGGGTTTTAACAAAGCGCACTTATATGGTTGACGGTTTTTCACCATCTCTGCAGCACATACTTCGGCTTCATCAGTCAAATCCTCATTCTCTTCAGACGAATTCGGCTCCTCATGAGCCGAAGGCTCctcaaggaaagagatatttttctcctttcccttGTTCCATTCTCTCTTTCGGCTCCATCTGGGCCGATCTTCATTGTTACCCtttcgaaattgctcatattgagcaactcgaattCCCAAATCGAAGAGGTTTGAAAAAAACTTGTCTTCGAAAtgatctttaatc contains:
- the LOC109705789 gene encoding uncharacterized protein LOC109705789 codes for the protein MVYTLSQSFKVEYTEYEEIEEEFVLNVAQLQLEDAKPADTVVFEKPSAIQMRFIRPLFIRALIEGRLVGRVMVDGGAMVNVMPTSFFKKLGKDEDELKPTDTIMTDFTRSGQQSRGALMTDITVGSKTLRTAFFVVDADSQYNLLLGRDRIHANECVPSTLHGKLF